ATTTTTTTACAAATTTTTACAATAAACTTATGTATAATGCTAATGAGACAATACTTTATTAGGAGGAATAAAAAATGAAAAATTTAAAAAAACTAGGTATAGTAGGTTCATTAGTTATAACATTAATATCTACATCAATAGTTGCAAATGCTAACGCTAATGATATAACTGGACATTGGGCAGAGTCTACAATAAAAGAATTCATGAACGCTGGGTATACAGATGGTTATGCTGATGGTACATTTAAACCTAACAACTCTATAACTAGAGCTGAATTTGTAACTATATTTAATAATTATTTTGGGCTAACTACAAAAGGTGGAAAATCATTTATTGATACTAGAAATCATTGGGCTAAAGATGCAATAGATATTGCCGTTACTAATGGTGTTTGTAATGGTGTAACTAGCATAGAATTTAAACCTAATGATCCAATAACTAGAGAACAAGCTGCTGTAATGATTTCAAATTATAAAGACTTGTCCATGATATGGTCTTCTAAATATGGCTTATTAAAAGATAAGTATAGTGTATCAAATTGGTCTCAAAACGCAGTTATAGGTATGTTATCAGAAGATTTTATGAAAGGATATTCAGATGGAACATTTAAGCCTCAAGGTAAAATTACAAGAGCTGAAGCGGTATCTACTTTATCTAGAATAAGTAATACATCGCCTTTTGTAAATAAAACTATACTTGATAATGATATAGCAAAAGTAGATATATTAAGAAAAGGTAAATCTGAGTATGGTTACTATACTTTGTCTGTAAAAATCACTAATAAAACAAACAAAGCTATCACATTAAGTACAAATGATACATATGTAAATGGAAAAAATACATATTCTAATTGTAGTTTAAAAGTTGCTCCAGGTAAAACAGTTACAGGAGATATTGAGTTTAATTATGCTGCTGTAAAATCATTTAATAATTTTATTGATATACATGGTTATATAAAAATATTCGATCCTAGCAAATTTAAAACTTTAAATGAAACATTATTTGAAATCAAATAATCAAAAAGGTAGTTACGTTGAGATGTAACTACCTTTTTTACGGTTTAAACCGAAAACTCCTTCAATATTACTCACTTGTGGTACTTATTAGATAACATCTCATTTACGTCCCCTACTTAAAGTTAAAACTACTTCAGCTCTAGTTATCGGATTATTTAATCCAAATTTTTATTCTAATAACACCTTCCATCTTCATAAGAGTTTACTCTAAACTTCCTACTTTCCGAGAAATCACATTTATATTCTCCACTTTCCTCATATTGTGGATTTTCTTTTACTGTTTGACTTACTTCATTTTCTTTTTTCATGTCTCCTATTACTTTATAATTTGTAGTTGTTAACTCATGTCCAGCTTCAACTTCTCCATATCCTATAGCACCAAATCTTTTTATAGCTTGGTTTATTGCGTCTTCTTCTGTAAATTTAGAAATAGATTTACATTTAGATATTGCACTTTCATTGATTCTTGGATTAATACTTATCGTAGCAGGTTTTATAATAAATATTAGCTTTATTTATAGTGTATTATTCACTTTTATAAGTGGTATATTATCATCTATAACTTTTTATCCTATGAGATATAAATACTTAAA
Above is a genomic segment from Romboutsia lituseburensis containing:
- a CDS encoding S-layer homology domain-containing protein, which produces MKNLKKLGIVGSLVITLISTSIVANANANDITGHWAESTIKEFMNAGYTDGYADGTFKPNNSITRAEFVTIFNNYFGLTTKGGKSFIDTRNHWAKDAIDIAVTNGVCNGVTSIEFKPNDPITREQAAVMISNYKDLSMIWSSKYGLLKDKYSVSNWSQNAVIGMLSEDFMKGYSDGTFKPQGKITRAEAVSTLSRISNTSPFVNKTILDNDIAKVDILRKGKSEYGYYTLSVKITNKTNKAITLSTNDTYVNGKNTYSNCSLKVAPGKTVTGDIEFNYAAVKSFNNFIDIHGYIKIFDPSKFKTLNETLFEIK